A single Actinomadura algeriensis DNA region contains:
- a CDS encoding nuclear transport factor 2 family protein has protein sequence MRPSPRRLLAAASAAACALVLSAACSDSPDAPAAARAPSAEPSPAASGRAVPGLLPPVRAYVDAVAAEDLDALAGAFAEDAVLVDVGRRFDGRAAIRAWADAEVIGGTLTVTEIVAERPGYQRLLVRFAPGGTGGFAARYAFTVSGPAITEAELTYAD, from the coding sequence ATGAGGCCGAGCCCGCGGCGCCTGCTCGCCGCCGCGTCCGCCGCCGCGTGCGCACTCGTCCTGTCGGCCGCCTGTTCCGACTCCCCGGACGCCCCCGCGGCGGCGCGCGCCCCGTCCGCGGAGCCGTCGCCGGCAGCGTCCGGACGGGCCGTGCCGGGGCTCCTGCCGCCGGTGCGCGCCTACGTCGACGCCGTCGCGGCCGAGGATCTGGACGCGCTGGCGGGGGCGTTCGCCGAGGACGCCGTGCTGGTCGACGTCGGCCGCCGGTTCGACGGCCGGGCCGCCATCCGCGCCTGGGCGGACGCCGAGGTCATCGGCGGGACGCTCACCGTCACCGAGATCGTCGCGGAGCGGCCCGGATACCAGCGGCTGCTGGTCCGGTTCGCCCCCGGAGGCACGGGCGGATTCGCGGCCCGCTACGCCTTCACCGTCTCCGGCCCGGCCATCACCGAGGCCGAACTCACCTACGCGGACTGA
- the purF gene encoding amidophosphoribosyltransferase codes for MPLRDGRLSHDIDPTDRPPQDACGVFGVWVPADQATKAEVSKLTYYGLYALQHRGQESAGIAVSDGGRIVVFKDMGLVAQVFDESVLNTLRGHIAVGHCRYSTTGSPTWENAQPTFRPTDSGGLALVHNGNLINTRELAEDLPAGTLTATTDTEVLTALLCAREGGPLEAARHVLPATRGAYSLVFMDEDTLYAARDPEGIRPLVLGSLEGHGGWVVASETAGLDIVGARFVREIEPGEMLAIDGDGVRSERFAEARPKGCLFEYVYLARPDTTIAGRSVQATRVEVGRRLAFEHPVEADMVIPTPESGTPAAIGYAEASGIPYGQGLVKNSYVGRTFIQPSQTIRQLGIRLKLNPLREAIEGKRLVVVDDSIVRGNTQRAIVGMLRDAGAAEVHVRISSPPVAWPCFYGIDFATRAELIAGNLSVEEIRDSIGADSLGYISLDELISASHIAKDRLCRACFDGVYPIEVEQSERGKHLLEARR; via the coding sequence GTGCCTCTCCGTGATGGACGTCTGAGCCACGACATCGATCCCACCGACCGCCCCCCGCAGGACGCCTGTGGGGTGTTCGGCGTCTGGGTCCCAGCCGACCAGGCGACCAAGGCGGAGGTGAGCAAGCTCACCTACTACGGTCTGTACGCGCTCCAGCACCGTGGGCAAGAGTCCGCGGGCATCGCCGTGAGCGACGGCGGCCGTATCGTCGTCTTCAAGGACATGGGCCTCGTCGCCCAGGTCTTCGACGAGTCCGTCCTGAACACCCTCCGCGGCCACATCGCCGTGGGCCACTGCCGGTACTCCACGACGGGCTCGCCCACGTGGGAGAACGCGCAGCCCACGTTCCGTCCCACCGACTCGGGCGGGCTCGCGCTCGTCCACAACGGCAACCTGATCAACACCCGCGAACTCGCCGAGGACCTCCCGGCGGGGACGCTGACCGCGACCACCGACACCGAGGTCCTCACGGCGCTGCTGTGCGCCCGCGAGGGCGGCCCGCTGGAGGCGGCGCGGCACGTGCTGCCCGCCACCCGCGGCGCGTACTCGCTGGTCTTCATGGACGAGGACACCCTCTACGCCGCCCGCGACCCCGAGGGCATCCGCCCGCTCGTCCTCGGCTCCCTGGAGGGCCACGGCGGCTGGGTGGTGGCGTCCGAGACCGCCGGGCTGGACATCGTCGGCGCCCGGTTCGTCCGCGAGATCGAGCCCGGCGAGATGCTCGCGATCGACGGCGACGGCGTCCGCTCCGAGCGGTTCGCCGAGGCCCGCCCCAAGGGCTGCCTGTTCGAGTACGTGTACCTCGCCCGCCCCGACACCACGATCGCCGGGCGCAGCGTCCAGGCGACCCGGGTGGAGGTGGGCCGCCGCCTGGCCTTCGAGCACCCGGTCGAGGCAGACATGGTCATCCCCACGCCCGAGTCGGGCACCCCCGCCGCGATCGGCTACGCCGAGGCGTCCGGGATCCCCTACGGGCAGGGGCTCGTCAAGAACTCCTACGTCGGGCGGACGTTCATCCAGCCGTCCCAGACGATCCGGCAGCTCGGCATCCGGCTGAAGCTGAACCCGCTGCGCGAGGCGATCGAGGGCAAGCGCCTCGTCGTCGTCGACGACTCGATCGTCCGCGGCAACACCCAGCGCGCGATCGTCGGGATGCTGCGGGACGCGGGCGCCGCGGAGGTGCACGTCCGCATCTCCAGCCCGCCCGTCGCGTGGCCCTGCTTCTACGGCATCGACTTCGCCACCCGCGCCGAGCTGATCGCCGGGAACCTGTCGGTCGAGGAGATCCGCGACTCCATCGGCGCCGACTCGCTCGGGTACATCTCCCTGGACGAGCTGATCTCCGCCTCGCACATCGCCAAGGACCGCCTGTGCCGCGCCTGCTTCGACGGGGTGTACCCGATCGAGGTGGAGCAGTCCGAGCGCGGCAAGCACCTGCTGGAGGCCCGCCGATGA
- a CDS encoding coiled-coil domain-containing protein codes for METPTSTALRRGGRRAAVAVLALAAALPLTGTSAPTATAAPVAAPLADPGDSKKFQQLSNQIEKLEKEYGGDLAKLKDTRFAVTEAMKKAQVLEKDLVAAREVVARLAANRYMTGGEDPTVQFLAAAEPTDMLSNASLITHLAQNKAGKVEEIQKLIDEQNQARKKAEEKITALEKEIKDLKGQQSKIKQLVKKYKPESPSTGMGGVTPRMLKTKNTLDVEFGPFPTIGCVRYVGDPQDHGTGHACDFMVTTGGAVASGSAKSQGDAVSEYAIANASALGIKYVIWRQRIYDMRSPGWRMMENRGGATANHYDHVHISVF; via the coding sequence GTGGAGACCCCCACCTCCACCGCCCTTCGGCGCGGCGGACGCCGTGCCGCCGTGGCCGTGCTCGCGCTCGCCGCCGCCCTGCCCCTGACGGGCACCTCGGCGCCGACCGCGACCGCCGCCCCCGTCGCCGCGCCCCTGGCCGACCCGGGCGACTCGAAGAAGTTCCAGCAGCTCAGCAACCAGATCGAGAAGCTGGAGAAGGAGTACGGCGGCGACCTGGCGAAGCTGAAGGACACCCGGTTCGCGGTCACCGAGGCCATGAAGAAGGCCCAGGTCCTGGAGAAGGACCTGGTCGCGGCCCGCGAGGTCGTCGCGCGCCTGGCCGCGAACCGCTACATGACCGGCGGTGAGGACCCGACCGTCCAGTTCCTGGCGGCCGCCGAGCCGACCGACATGCTCAGCAACGCCAGCCTCATCACGCACCTCGCGCAGAACAAGGCGGGGAAGGTCGAGGAGATCCAGAAGCTCATCGACGAGCAGAACCAGGCGCGCAAGAAGGCCGAGGAGAAGATCACGGCCCTCGAGAAGGAGATCAAGGACCTCAAGGGCCAGCAGTCGAAGATCAAGCAACTCGTCAAGAAGTACAAGCCGGAGTCCCCGAGCACGGGCATGGGCGGCGTCACGCCCCGCATGCTCAAGACCAAGAACACGCTCGACGTGGAATTCGGACCGTTCCCGACGATCGGCTGCGTGCGCTACGTGGGCGACCCGCAGGACCACGGCACCGGCCACGCCTGCGACTTCATGGTCACGACCGGCGGCGCCGTCGCGTCCGGCAGCGCCAAGTCGCAGGGCGACGCCGTCTCCGAATACGCCATCGCCAACGCGAGCGCGCTCGGCATCAAGTACGTGATCTGGCGGCAGCGGATCTACGACATGCGCAGCCCCGGCTGGCGCATGATGGAGAACCGGGGCGGCGCGACCGCGAACCACTACGACCACGTCCACATCTCGGTCTTCTAA
- a CDS encoding LamG domain-containing protein produces MLVAHWTFDVATVEGRRVHVADGAAPDAELDEVAEIVPGRDGEALSLGTHARAVIPAAPQLVFSQLFGFTVAFSVNVTEEPTGEWRSLLYKPVGENDARGLGLWLYPDDMRLRLQLFTAKGPDYMDSHGRLTVGEWGHVAFVVNAQGMFLYLNGEQDVAESLDEPVVTPAGPILLGSEQTKPGFGGLIDDLRVYASALDAEALRGLAGRGPS; encoded by the coding sequence ATGCTCGTCGCGCACTGGACGTTCGACGTCGCGACCGTCGAGGGCCGCCGGGTCCACGTCGCCGACGGCGCCGCGCCGGACGCCGAACTGGACGAGGTCGCCGAAATCGTCCCCGGACGGGACGGCGAGGCACTCTCCCTCGGGACACACGCGCGCGCCGTGATCCCTGCCGCACCCCAGCTCGTCTTCAGCCAGCTGTTCGGGTTCACGGTGGCGTTCTCCGTGAACGTGACCGAGGAACCCACCGGGGAGTGGCGCAGCCTCCTGTACAAGCCCGTCGGCGAGAACGACGCGCGTGGGCTGGGCCTGTGGCTCTACCCGGACGACATGCGGCTACGGCTCCAGTTGTTCACCGCCAAGGGCCCGGACTACATGGACAGTCACGGGCGCCTGACGGTCGGGGAGTGGGGCCACGTCGCGTTCGTTGTGAACGCCCAGGGGATGTTCCTGTACCTGAACGGTGAGCAGGATGTCGCCGAGTCCCTGGACGAGCCCGTGGTCACACCGGCGGGCCCCATCCTCCTGGGGAGCGAACAGACGAAACCGGGGTTCGGCGGTCTGATCGACGACCTCCGCGTATACGCGTCCGCCCTCGACGCCGAAGCCCTCCGGGGCCTCGCAGGACGGGGACCGTCCTAA
- a CDS encoding DUF4190 domain-containing protein: protein MALPGYQTYTPPAPRPRSGLARSSLVLGIVGLVGLAVCLLGVVPAIVGLVLGAVSLARRDADRWPAVAGVICSAVAVVLGGVALYFLLSKAAECGDEARYPSADDRRYCVEQEFPFARSTITP from the coding sequence ATGGCACTGCCTGGCTACCAGACGTACACACCCCCCGCCCCGCGTCCGCGCAGCGGGCTGGCGCGGAGTTCCCTGGTGCTCGGAATCGTGGGGCTGGTGGGGCTCGCGGTGTGTCTGCTGGGGGTGGTGCCCGCGATCGTGGGGCTCGTCCTGGGCGCCGTCTCGCTGGCCCGGCGCGACGCGGATCGCTGGCCCGCCGTCGCCGGTGTGATCTGTTCCGCGGTGGCGGTCGTCCTCGGCGGCGTGGCCCTGTACTTCCTGTTGAGCAAGGCCGCAGAGTGCGGCGATGAGGCCCGGTACCCGAGCGCGGACGATCGCCGCTACTGCGTCGAGCAGGAGTTCCCCTTCGCCCGTTCCACCATCACGCCTTAG
- a CDS encoding HD domain-containing protein, with amino-acid sequence MVASAALVRALRADVEPPLRSLPERVVDLLVALDCPPRLAAHLRLVHDVAARIADWVERRHPGLRFDGDAVLFGAATHDIGKALHVAELSGPGSAHEASGRDLLLRHGFGETLARFAATHASWDGPGVALEDLLVSLADKVWKGKRVAELEDLVVARLAEASGRAVWEEFAALDDLLTGIGETADRRLAFQAAHPVHA; translated from the coding sequence TTGGTCGCCTCGGCCGCGTTGGTGCGGGCGCTGCGTGCGGACGTCGAGCCGCCGTTGCGGTCGTTGCCGGAGCGGGTCGTCGACCTGCTGGTGGCGCTGGACTGTCCGCCGCGGCTGGCCGCGCACCTCCGGCTCGTCCACGACGTCGCCGCGCGGATCGCCGACTGGGTCGAGCGGCGGCATCCCGGCCTCCGGTTCGACGGGGACGCCGTGCTGTTCGGCGCGGCGACCCACGACATCGGCAAGGCGCTGCACGTCGCCGAGCTGTCCGGGCCCGGCTCGGCCCACGAGGCGTCCGGCCGTGATCTGCTGCTGCGGCACGGGTTCGGGGAGACCCTCGCCCGCTTCGCGGCCACCCACGCGTCTTGGGACGGTCCCGGTGTCGCCCTCGAAGATCTGCTGGTGAGCCTGGCCGACAAGGTGTGGAAGGGCAAGCGCGTCGCGGAGCTCGAAGACCTCGTCGTGGCGCGCCTCGCCGAGGCATCCGGGCGCGCGGTGTGGGAGGAGTTCGCGGCGCTCGACGACCTGCTCACCGGCATCGGCGAGACCGCCGACCGGCGGCTCGCCTTCCAGGCGGCCCACCCCGTGCACGCCTGA
- a CDS encoding serine/threonine-protein kinase, with protein MPEALPLQPGDPRRLGSHEVTGRLGVGEQGAVFRGTGPAGRTVAVKLLHVRLSGDPGAAARFTAAFEPARRISGFCTAAVLDAGVQDDRAYVVSECVDGPSLQQLVDEEGPRGGAVVERVAVGMAVALAAVHRAGALHHDLKPANVLLGRDGPKMCDIGVARALEAVNAVPAGLSTDNPAYRAPEQLSGLGAGPEADVFAWAATMLFAATGANPFGDGSPSEAMQKVMYDDPDLSAVPESLRDVLSDALAKDPAARPTAKALLGRLLDESGPLAGRMPASLVTEGRALAGAAAPAPNPQVPSAPIPNPPVPQAPPAPQPPVAAPQPPPNPAAMGGSPMGAAPPPPRALAPMQGPPAQNVPTGFPPPPADATRPEQPPGRTLLGKLSRGRARPEPTPEPAVDLDPGAFEATTTFGAVADDRTTTMGAIGDDRTTTLGAVPSGDGGGGETRTFDALDLPDSGEGTSPHLIPGLRAVDEDAPRRSPSRPASGGGLGGVFGSLGRMRRPGNHVLGVALSLLIGVTVGIAIIGLVLWPQLKGDDTAEPPAGAADTRPVSAIPESFAGTWTGTMVNKTSQASFPLEVTFEQGATTARAVYPKEKCTGTLTFESGTGSNLKLALEVAKPCTSGAVEASLQPDGTIRYTWSRPGTNLGYQGAMSRR; from the coding sequence ATGCCCGAGGCGCTGCCCCTGCAGCCTGGTGACCCGCGAAGACTCGGCTCGCACGAGGTCACGGGCAGGCTCGGCGTCGGCGAGCAGGGCGCCGTCTTCCGGGGCACCGGACCCGCCGGACGGACGGTGGCGGTGAAGCTGCTGCACGTGCGGCTGAGCGGCGACCCGGGGGCCGCGGCGCGGTTCACCGCGGCGTTCGAGCCCGCGCGCCGCATCTCCGGGTTCTGCACGGCCGCGGTCCTGGACGCCGGCGTGCAGGACGACCGCGCGTACGTGGTGAGCGAGTGCGTGGACGGGCCGTCGCTGCAGCAGCTCGTGGACGAGGAGGGCCCGCGCGGCGGCGCCGTCGTCGAGCGCGTGGCCGTCGGCATGGCGGTCGCCCTGGCGGCCGTGCACCGCGCGGGGGCGCTGCACCACGACCTGAAGCCCGCGAACGTCCTCCTGGGACGGGACGGCCCCAAGATGTGCGACATCGGGGTCGCGCGCGCGCTGGAGGCCGTCAACGCCGTCCCTGCGGGCCTGTCGACCGACAACCCCGCCTACCGGGCCCCGGAGCAGCTGAGCGGCCTGGGCGCCGGCCCGGAGGCGGACGTCTTCGCGTGGGCGGCGACGATGCTGTTCGCGGCGACGGGCGCGAACCCCTTCGGGGACGGCTCGCCGTCCGAGGCGATGCAGAAGGTCATGTACGACGACCCGGACCTGTCCGCGGTGCCCGAATCGCTGCGCGACGTCCTGTCCGACGCGCTCGCCAAGGACCCCGCCGCGCGCCCGACCGCGAAGGCGCTGCTCGGCCGCCTCCTCGACGAGTCGGGGCCCCTCGCCGGGCGGATGCCCGCCTCGCTGGTCACCGAGGGCCGCGCGCTCGCCGGCGCGGCCGCGCCCGCCCCGAACCCGCAGGTCCCGAGCGCGCCGATCCCGAACCCGCCGGTCCCCCAGGCGCCGCCCGCCCCGCAGCCGCCCGTGGCCGCGCCGCAACCCCCGCCGAACCCGGCCGCGATGGGTGGTTCCCCCATGGGGGCCGCGCCACCGCCCCCGCGCGCGCTTGCACCCATGCAGGGGCCCCCGGCACAGAACGTCCCCACCGGCTTCCCGCCGCCCCCGGCCGACGCCACCCGCCCGGAGCAGCCCCCCGGACGGACGCTGCTGGGCAAGCTGTCGCGGGGCCGGGCCCGTCCCGAGCCGACGCCCGAGCCCGCCGTGGACCTCGATCCCGGAGCGTTCGAGGCGACCACCACGTTCGGTGCTGTCGCCGACGACCGGACGACCACCATGGGCGCGATCGGGGACGACCGGACCACGACGCTCGGCGCCGTCCCGTCCGGCGACGGGGGCGGCGGCGAGACGCGCACGTTCGACGCGCTCGACCTGCCCGACTCCGGCGAGGGCACGTCCCCGCACCTCATCCCCGGCCTGCGGGCGGTCGACGAGGACGCCCCGCGCCGGTCGCCGTCGCGGCCCGCGTCCGGCGGCGGGCTCGGTGGCGTGTTCGGCTCCCTCGGGCGGATGCGCCGCCCCGGCAACCACGTGCTCGGCGTGGCGCTGTCGCTGCTCATCGGCGTGACCGTGGGCATCGCGATCATCGGGCTGGTGCTGTGGCCGCAGCTCAAGGGCGACGACACGGCGGAGCCGCCCGCGGGCGCGGCCGACACCCGGCCGGTGTCGGCGATCCCGGAGTCGTTCGCGGGAACGTGGACCGGCACCATGGTCAACAAGACCAGCCAGGCGTCCTTCCCCCTCGAGGTCACGTTCGAGCAGGGCGCCACCACGGCGCGCGCCGTCTACCCCAAGGAGAAGTGCACTGGCACCCTCACGTTCGAGAGCGGCACCGGAAGCAATCTGAAGCTGGCCCTGGAAGTCGCCAAGCCGTGCACCTCCGGAGCCGTGGAAGCGTCCCTGCAGCCCGACGGGACCATCCGCTACACCTGGAGCAGGCCCGGCACGAATCTCGGCTACCAGGGCGCCATGAGCCGCCGCTGA
- the purM gene encoding phosphoribosylformylglycinamidine cyclo-ligase: protein MTSYEAAGVDIAAGERAVALMKSRVARSRRPEVVDDASGFAGLFDASAFLRYKRPLLATSTDGVGTKVDLARRLGIYDTVGHDLVGMVIDDLAVCGAEPLFMTDYIACGKVVPERIADIVGGIADACALAGCALVGGETAEHPGLLEPDEFDIAGAGTGVVEADDILGPDRVRAGDAVIAMASSGVHSNGYSLVRHILATTDLTLESHPDELGRSLGEELLTPTRIYAKDCLALTEAGGVHAFAHITGGGLAVNLARSLPANTEAVLDRSSWEIPPLFRVLQAHGDVPQAEMDKTFNLGVGMAAVVAPDAADAALRLLAERGVPSWHLGEIVAR, encoded by the coding sequence ATGACCTCCTACGAGGCCGCCGGCGTCGACATCGCCGCCGGTGAACGCGCCGTCGCGCTGATGAAGTCGCGGGTGGCCCGCTCGCGCCGTCCCGAGGTCGTGGACGACGCCAGCGGCTTCGCCGGGCTCTTCGACGCCTCCGCGTTCCTGCGCTACAAGCGGCCGCTGCTCGCCACCTCCACCGACGGCGTCGGCACCAAGGTCGACCTCGCGCGCCGCCTCGGGATCTACGACACCGTCGGGCACGACCTCGTCGGCATGGTCATCGACGACCTCGCCGTCTGCGGGGCCGAACCGCTGTTCATGACCGACTACATCGCGTGCGGCAAGGTCGTCCCCGAGCGGATCGCCGACATCGTCGGCGGCATCGCCGACGCGTGCGCCCTCGCGGGCTGCGCCCTCGTCGGCGGCGAGACCGCCGAACACCCGGGCCTCCTGGAACCCGACGAGTTCGACATCGCCGGGGCCGGTACGGGCGTCGTGGAAGCCGACGACATCCTCGGCCCCGACCGTGTGCGCGCGGGCGACGCCGTCATCGCCATGGCCTCGTCCGGAGTGCATTCGAACGGGTACTCGCTCGTCCGGCACATCCTCGCGACCACGGACCTCACCCTGGAGTCCCACCCGGACGAACTCGGCCGTTCCCTGGGCGAGGAACTCCTCACCCCCACCCGCATCTACGCGAAGGACTGCCTCGCCCTCACCGAGGCCGGGGGCGTCCACGCGTTCGCGCACATCACCGGAGGCGGCCTGGCCGTGAACCTGGCCCGCTCCCTGCCCGCGAACACCGAGGCCGTCCTCGACCGGTCGTCCTGGGAGATCCCGCCCCTGTTCCGGGTGCTCCAGGCGCACGGTGACGTCCCGCAGGCGGAGATGGACAAGACGTTCAACCTCGGCGTCGGCATGGCCGCCGTCGTCGCCCCGGACGCCGCCGACGCCGCCCTGCGGCTGCTCGCCGAACGAGGCGTCCCGTCCTGGCACCTCGGCGAGATCGTCGCCCGCTAG
- a CDS encoding alpha/beta hydrolase encodes MTSQQKVVFPSEDVSLTGNLFLPDGDAPAPGIVVAGTWTSVKELMADRYAERLADRGYAALSFDFTGFGESGGEPRDVESPELKIRDVRHALTFLAGHPAVDGARLGALGVCAAAMYMSAAAADDPRVRSLALVAPWLHDAKLCAENYGGDEGVAAKIADAEKARARYRETGEVEYVPMVSGSDPRAALPMEVDFYLNPDRGGIAAWPNRFAVMAWEGWLTFDSISLAPRVTAPTVLVHSEDAAIPDGARRFHDALAGPGDFVWTDGIQFDFYDREPQVTFAADTAAAHFNATL; translated from the coding sequence ATGACGTCCCAGCAGAAAGTCGTCTTCCCCAGCGAGGACGTGTCCCTGACCGGGAACCTGTTCCTGCCCGACGGCGACGCCCCCGCGCCCGGCATCGTCGTCGCCGGGACCTGGACCAGCGTCAAGGAGCTGATGGCCGACCGGTACGCCGAGCGCCTCGCCGACCGCGGATACGCCGCGCTGTCGTTCGACTTCACCGGTTTCGGCGAGTCCGGCGGCGAGCCCCGCGACGTCGAGTCGCCGGAGCTGAAGATCCGCGACGTCCGTCACGCCCTGACGTTCCTCGCCGGGCATCCGGCCGTGGACGGCGCGCGGCTCGGCGCGCTGGGCGTGTGCGCGGCGGCGATGTACATGAGCGCCGCGGCCGCCGACGACCCCCGCGTGCGGTCGCTGGCGCTGGTGGCGCCCTGGCTGCACGACGCGAAGCTCTGCGCGGAGAACTACGGCGGGGACGAGGGCGTCGCCGCCAAGATCGCCGACGCGGAGAAGGCGCGCGCCCGCTACCGGGAGACGGGCGAGGTCGAGTACGTGCCGATGGTCAGCGGCTCCGATCCCCGCGCCGCCCTGCCCATGGAGGTCGACTTCTACCTCAACCCCGACCGCGGCGGTATCGCCGCCTGGCCCAACCGGTTCGCCGTCATGGCGTGGGAGGGCTGGCTGACCTTCGACTCCATCTCCCTGGCTCCCCGCGTCACCGCTCCGACCGTCCTCGTGCACAGCGAGGACGCCGCCATCCCCGACGGCGCCCGCCGTTTCCACGACGCCCTCGCGGGCCCCGGGGACTTCGTCTGGACGGACGGGATCCAGTTCGACTTCTACGACCGGGAACCTCAGGTGACGTTCGCCGCCGACACCGCCGCCGCCCACTTCAACGCCACCCTGTGA
- a CDS encoding nuclear transport factor 2 family protein, translating into MSTVEIIETCTRMAWHADQREWDRLETVFAEKVTLDYTSLNGGEPAVLTPRRIVEAWSATLGGFDATQHLITNHLVDADGDRAVCTAAFQATHRLANPHGSPLWTLGGTYRFDLVRTADGWRIAGVVMTATWADGNQNLPALAAARA; encoded by the coding sequence ATGTCCACCGTGGAGATCATCGAGACGTGCACGCGCATGGCCTGGCACGCCGACCAGCGCGAATGGGACCGTCTCGAAACCGTGTTCGCCGAGAAGGTCACGCTCGACTACACCAGCCTGAACGGCGGTGAGCCCGCCGTGCTCACCCCGCGCCGGATCGTCGAGGCGTGGTCGGCGACGCTCGGCGGATTCGACGCCACCCAGCACCTGATCACCAACCACCTCGTCGACGCCGACGGCGACCGGGCCGTCTGCACGGCCGCCTTCCAGGCCACCCACCGCCTGGCGAACCCGCACGGTTCGCCGCTGTGGACGCTCGGCGGCACCTACCGCTTCGACCTCGTCCGCACCGCCGACGGGTGGCGCATCGCCGGTGTCGTCATGACGGCCACCTGGGCCGACGGCAACCAGAACCTCCCGGCCCTCGCCGCGGCCCGCGCCTGA
- a CDS encoding sterol carrier family protein, whose product MPRTPLTADSLNEQRAALGLPPHTGGDDDAGLRRAAFETVVAAGEAGTEASRPVVRGAVRHLLDVLAERAPGRSVEVRVPPHAAVQCVEGPHHKRGTPPNVVETDAATWIALATGRVQWADAVEDGRVRASGARADLSSYLPLE is encoded by the coding sequence GTGCCCCGGACACCGCTGACCGCCGACAGCCTGAACGAGCAGCGCGCCGCGCTCGGCCTGCCGCCCCACACCGGCGGGGACGACGACGCCGGCCTGCGCCGCGCCGCCTTCGAGACCGTCGTGGCCGCGGGCGAGGCCGGGACCGAGGCGTCCCGCCCGGTCGTACGCGGTGCGGTGCGGCACCTGCTGGACGTCCTCGCCGAGCGGGCGCCCGGACGGTCCGTGGAGGTGCGCGTCCCGCCGCACGCGGCCGTGCAGTGCGTCGAGGGGCCGCACCACAAGCGCGGCACCCCGCCGAACGTCGTCGAGACGGACGCGGCCACCTGGATCGCGCTGGCGACCGGACGCGTCCAGTGGGCCGACGCCGTCGAGGACGGACGAGTCCGTGCCAGCGGCGCGCGCGCGGACCTGTCGTCCTACCTGCCCCTGGAGTAG